One genomic region from Natrinema caseinilyticum encodes:
- a CDS encoding sensor histidine kinase, with product MERWQPPEKVVKLIFGVGYVLTSANNWLLLKKVLHSRNVYRKLSFTFFLVHIATVLATVPSVLQRSPLPYFLIVPHVHLVLGGAQLLIATSARFAHLLPIDRAVSLFSSRFGGLVTLARDFVVEEVDNGFIVLDESGRIVDVNRTAKKMLGLDRPVGKTLAEVTTVGPIEDPGALEPIITGEKPVHELKETAWVQTDNGRRCYDVWISVLTEGDERAGHVILLHDITEQKYREQRLEERERELEKQKAELEQQTEQLAYQNERLDQFASIVSHDLRNPLTVAQGYLDVLEQQANELPDDAPIDDSYFAEVSHSHQRIESIIEDALLLARQGKAITATETVTLAAIATSAWENVETTDATLRCTADVAFDADRDRLLNVFENLFRNAIEHGGEDVTVEVGRLPDGNGLYVEDDGSGIRADRLDEVLEHGYSTAEQGTGLGLSIVTDIVRAHGWGITAGNGTDGGARFELTGIGSVEDTSRETAPEVDE from the coding sequence GTGGAACGATGGCAACCACCGGAAAAAGTGGTGAAACTCATCTTCGGGGTCGGCTACGTGCTAACCAGCGCTAACAACTGGTTGTTACTCAAGAAGGTTCTTCACTCGCGAAACGTGTATCGAAAGCTGAGTTTCACGTTTTTTCTGGTACACATCGCAACAGTGCTCGCTACCGTCCCGTCGGTCCTTCAGCGGAGTCCCCTGCCATATTTTTTGATCGTCCCACACGTTCATCTGGTCCTGGGTGGAGCGCAACTGCTAATCGCGACGAGCGCCAGGTTCGCCCATCTGTTACCGATCGACCGTGCCGTCTCTCTCTTCAGTTCGCGGTTTGGCGGTCTCGTCACGCTCGCCCGTGATTTCGTCGTCGAAGAAGTCGACAACGGCTTCATCGTCCTCGACGAAAGCGGTCGAATCGTCGACGTGAATCGGACGGCAAAGAAGATGCTGGGCCTGGATCGGCCGGTCGGAAAGACGCTCGCCGAGGTTACGACTGTGGGTCCGATCGAGGACCCTGGCGCTCTCGAGCCCATCATCACCGGCGAGAAACCGGTACACGAACTCAAAGAGACCGCCTGGGTTCAGACGGACAACGGTCGTCGATGCTACGACGTGTGGATCTCCGTGCTCACCGAGGGTGACGAACGTGCCGGACACGTGATCCTGTTACACGACATCACCGAACAGAAATACCGCGAGCAACGGCTCGAGGAACGGGAACGCGAATTAGAGAAGCAGAAAGCCGAACTCGAACAGCAGACGGAACAACTCGCGTACCAGAACGAACGCCTCGATCAGTTCGCGAGCATCGTCTCTCACGACCTTCGGAACCCGCTTACCGTCGCCCAGGGGTACCTCGACGTTCTCGAGCAACAGGCGAACGAACTCCCCGACGACGCGCCCATCGACGATTCCTACTTCGCGGAGGTCTCTCACTCGCACCAGCGAATCGAATCGATCATCGAAGACGCCCTGTTGCTAGCCCGGCAGGGAAAAGCGATCACGGCAACCGAGACGGTGACGTTGGCGGCGATCGCGACGAGCGCCTGGGAAAACGTGGAGACGACGGATGCGACCCTCCGGTGTACGGCCGACGTCGCCTTCGACGCTGATCGCGATCGGTTGTTGAACGTCTTCGAAAACCTCTTTCGGAACGCGATCGAGCACGGCGGGGAGGACGTGACCGTCGAGGTCGGCCGCCTCCCGGATGGGAACGGCCTGTACGTCGAAGACGACGGGTCGGGAATACGAGCGGACCGCCTCGACGAGGTGCTCGAGCACGGCTACTCGACGGCCGAGCAGGGAACGGGACTCGGTCTGTCGATCGTGACCGACATCGTCCGCGCTCACGGCTGGGGGATCACCGCGGGGAACGGCACGGATGGTGGCGCTCGGTTCGAACTCACGGGCATCGGATCTGTCGAGGACACGTCACGCGAGACGGCGCCTGAAGTGGACGAGTAG
- a CDS encoding MSCRAMM family adhesin SdrC, producing the protein MRIRTPDPDRANSASRTGRTRGRDPTAKSAATADSSFGSRLARVLLVAGVVIGLGYLVRRLRGSREDGSEPVDEFRDRAADAVPDELSEPAVSIPIGGRADDERDAGDEAVADRTDAEGREETANAEYTDERSDEEIAERAESNVRTEPAEPGEMAVAEDVAEELLESDGSTGTEGEADTETGADADTETGADADTETGADADTETGADADTETGADADADTTSDAITDDDTDTEADIEREGDGGE; encoded by the coding sequence ATGCGAATTCGAACACCCGATCCCGATCGAGCGAATTCGGCGTCACGGACGGGCCGGACCCGCGGCCGGGACCCGACCGCGAAATCGGCCGCGACGGCGGACTCCTCGTTCGGGAGTCGGCTCGCAAGAGTTCTGCTCGTCGCGGGCGTCGTCATCGGGCTCGGCTATCTCGTGCGTCGACTCCGCGGCTCGCGCGAGGACGGAAGCGAGCCCGTCGACGAGTTTCGTGACCGGGCGGCGGACGCCGTGCCCGACGAACTGTCGGAGCCCGCCGTCTCGATCCCGATCGGGGGGCGCGCGGACGATGAACGCGACGCCGGCGACGAAGCAGTCGCGGACCGGACCGACGCGGAGGGCCGAGAAGAGACGGCGAATGCCGAGTACACCGACGAACGCTCGGACGAGGAGATCGCCGAGCGCGCGGAATCGAACGTTCGGACGGAGCCGGCGGAGCCGGGCGAGATGGCGGTCGCGGAAGACGTCGCCGAGGAACTACTCGAGAGCGATGGCAGCACTGGCACCGAGGGGGAGGCCGACACCGAGACGGGAGCGGATGCCGACACAGAGACGGGAGCGGATGCCGACACAGAGACGGGAGCGGATGCCGACACAGAGACGGGAGCGGATGCCGACACCGAGACGGGAGCGGATGCCGACGCGGATACGACGAGTGACGCGATCACCGACGACGATACCGACACGGAAGCGGACATCGAACGCGAAGGCGACGGTGGCGAGTGA
- a CDS encoding ABC transporter permease, with product MTGDGEGGPDGDDDRWRTRWAGLVRFSLVRWWKRATRTTTGRITSTIAAVALTIALLLVVTGVALALADGGVMSEDDAAVRISAAESNTLSSVDGVEGPRLGATNERAGTIRSRDGVAHASPVLVETVRLEAAGGDRRTVRLVGIVPDSESRTVAGLPTTALEPGDPQYANGTYNGSPAGGIVLSPVAAERLNASRGDELTVSVGWTNTSARSLSVAAVAKGGTGGGGTNAPVGLVHLSELQSVAGADDGELADRVLIWGDPDAARAAAIDTYPDAAVDVAGSTDPSSLFDDGLAFATSVIALLVGVTICASFVATTMGMTVDEDRRTLAVLESVGFPTSGRLAVITVSTGITTLVGSLAGICLGALGIVGVNAVAGATVAPGAVAHFHPVFVPYAIVVGVLSGLVAVPYPLAVAARTTVLDEVGR from the coding sequence ATGACCGGTGACGGCGAGGGGGGACCCGACGGGGACGACGACCGGTGGCGAACTCGGTGGGCGGGGCTCGTTCGCTTTTCGCTCGTCAGGTGGTGGAAGCGAGCGACGCGAACGACGACGGGTCGAATCACGTCGACGATCGCCGCAGTCGCGCTTACCATCGCGCTGTTGCTGGTTGTAACGGGCGTCGCGCTGGCGCTCGCCGACGGCGGTGTGATGAGCGAGGACGACGCGGCGGTTCGCATCTCCGCGGCGGAGAGTAACACGTTGTCGTCTGTCGACGGCGTCGAGGGACCGCGCCTCGGTGCGACCAACGAACGGGCTGGGACGATCCGATCGCGCGACGGTGTGGCTCACGCATCCCCGGTGCTGGTCGAAACGGTTCGGCTCGAGGCCGCAGGCGGTGACCGACGAACGGTCCGTCTCGTCGGTATCGTCCCAGATTCCGAATCGCGGACGGTTGCGGGACTGCCGACCACCGCTCTCGAACCGGGTGATCCACAGTACGCAAACGGGACGTACAACGGCTCGCCGGCGGGGGGAATCGTCCTTTCGCCCGTCGCAGCGGAGCGCCTCAACGCGTCGCGAGGCGACGAACTCACCGTCTCGGTCGGGTGGACGAACACCAGCGCGCGGTCGCTTTCGGTCGCGGCCGTCGCGAAAGGCGGGACTGGTGGGGGTGGGACGAACGCGCCGGTCGGCCTCGTCCATTTGAGCGAACTCCAGTCGGTCGCCGGTGCCGACGACGGCGAACTCGCCGACAGAGTGCTGATCTGGGGCGATCCGGACGCAGCGCGGGCGGCAGCGATCGACACGTACCCCGACGCGGCGGTCGACGTCGCCGGAAGTACCGACCCGTCGTCGCTGTTCGACGACGGACTGGCGTTTGCGACGAGCGTCATCGCGCTGTTAGTCGGCGTCACGATCTGCGCCTCGTTCGTCGCGACGACCATGGGAATGACCGTCGACGAGGACCGTCGCACGCTCGCCGTCCTCGAGTCGGTCGGCTTTCCCACCAGCGGCCGACTCGCTGTCATTACGGTATCGACGGGGATCACGACGCTCGTGGGTTCGCTCGCGGGAATCTGTCTCGGTGCGCTGGGTATCGTCGGTGTCAATGCCGTCGCCGGCGCGACCGTCGCACCGGGTGCTGTCGCGCACTTTCACCCGGTGTTCGTCCCGTACGCGATCGTCGTTGGCGTCCTGTCGGGGCTGGTGGCCGTTCCGTATCCGCTTGCCGTGGCCGCGCGAACGACGGTCCTCGACGAGGTGGGACGATGA
- a CDS encoding ABC transporter permease: MTVRREAVRTRAVAGLALAQLRRSPGRTVLTVLAVTLAVLSVTILASLGIGVVEKGERGLDKADRDIWISRDPVNPAASGTENPIVGAHGMAVALTQREDIKSASPIAMYDVYIGSNPSNVRRRPAVGVQETHEGFDFEAGHGFELSAEMAATPPSDEPRTGTIVIDPRTADELDVSVGDTVYVGTSRHTASEHEFTVIGTSDYYSQYLGSPAMTVPLGDLQAVAGTSGTDRATFLTADVADDADHDAVRDELRDQYPEYTVRTSEEQVEGMIGERTVVLASGVTLVGLAIVGGIILTANLFALVAHQQREQLAALRAIGLSRRILAGTVGAQGLIIGLLGGLVGLAATPPAVVGLNRFSTSVLGFEHLLRTPPEVYAGGFALAICVGTVVALVAGWRAGRYARITHLEG, from the coding sequence ATGACCGTGCGACGGGAGGCGGTGCGGACGCGAGCCGTCGCCGGGCTCGCGCTCGCACAGCTCCGGCGGTCACCGGGTCGGACCGTACTGACAGTCCTCGCGGTCACCCTGGCCGTCCTCTCGGTGACGATCCTCGCGAGCCTCGGGATCGGCGTTGTCGAGAAGGGCGAGCGGGGACTGGACAAGGCGGACCGAGATATCTGGATCTCGCGGGATCCGGTCAATCCGGCGGCGAGCGGGACCGAAAATCCGATCGTGGGCGCCCACGGGATGGCGGTCGCTCTCACCCAGCGAGAGGACATCAAAAGCGCCTCCCCGATCGCGATGTACGACGTGTACATCGGTTCGAATCCGTCGAACGTGCGGCGAAGACCCGCGGTCGGCGTCCAGGAGACCCACGAGGGGTTCGATTTCGAGGCGGGGCACGGATTCGAACTCAGCGCCGAGATGGCCGCGACTCCGCCGTCAGACGAGCCGAGGACCGGGACGATCGTGATCGATCCGCGGACCGCCGACGAACTCGACGTTTCGGTCGGGGACACGGTGTACGTCGGGACGAGCAGGCACACGGCCTCCGAACACGAGTTTACCGTCATCGGGACGTCCGACTACTACTCCCAGTATCTCGGCTCGCCGGCGATGACGGTCCCGCTGGGTGACCTCCAGGCGGTCGCCGGCACGTCGGGGACCGATCGGGCCACGTTCCTCACCGCCGACGTGGCGGACGACGCCGACCACGATGCCGTCCGGGACGAACTCCGCGACCAGTATCCCGAATACACGGTCCGAACCAGCGAGGAGCAGGTCGAAGGCATGATCGGAGAACGGACGGTCGTCCTCGCGAGCGGCGTGACGCTCGTCGGGCTCGCGATCGTCGGCGGTATCATCCTGACGGCGAATCTGTTCGCACTCGTGGCACACCAGCAACGAGAGCAACTGGCGGCCCTTCGAGCGATCGGACTCTCCCGGCGCATCCTCGCCGGGACGGTCGGCGCACAGGGGCTGATAATCGGTCTCCTCGGTGGACTCGTCGGGCTCGCCGCGACGCCGCCCGCGGTGGTCGGATTGAACCGGTTCTCGACTTCGGTTCTCGGCTTCGAACACCTCCTCCGGACGCCGCCGGAGGTCTACGCCGGCGGCTTCGCCCTGGCGATCTGTGTCGGCACCGTGGTCGCGCTGGTCGCGGGATGGCGAGCCGGTCGGTACGCGCGAATCACCCACCTCGAGGGGTGA
- a CDS encoding DEAD/DEAH box helicase encodes MTEGDVAAFTHLGATVRGALSERGFSRPTAPQRLAIPPLSAGENTLVIAPTGSGKTETAMLPVFDHLIDDDGPPAGFGALYVTPLRALNRDMRDRLEWWGDYLDLTVDVRHGDTTRYQRGKQAENPPDVLITTPETLQAMLTGDRLREALADVSHVVVDEVHELAASKRGAQLAIGLERLRDLSGPFQRVGLSATVGDPSEVGRFLTGGRPCEIREIDVGSNVDVTVREPEVTDADERLAGELMTEPDTASHVRLIRDLVDDHESTLIFVNTRQTAEALGSRFTELDAPIGVHHGSLSKEARIDVEDRFKDGELDGLLCTSSMELGIDVGQVDHVVQYKSPRQVTRLLQRIGRAGHRQDEVSSGTIVTTRPDDTFEALAIARRARDGEVEPAAIHEGSLDVVANQLPAIVQSRGDTPVDDAIETVTRAYPFRNVPAATVREILSELHRNRVVWFDEGEDRVETTGGTWQYVYANLSMIPDEETYEVHDIASGSQIGTLDERFVVNFAQPGEVFIQRGEMWRIAEIDDDEGRVKVSPIEDPAGEVPSWIGQEIPVPAAVAGEVGDIRAVAEPQLTAGADAAVVGRDLTRRYPADEHTLTEACTQLERQVDADAPMPTADRLVVERQGRTIVLNAPFGHTANETLGRILSALLGQRAGSSVGLETDPYRIELEVPNSIATSDVIEVVEETDPDHVEAIVELGLKRSDALAFRLAQVSAKFGALKRWQGQGSGRISNDRLLSALEETPMYEEAIREVFHEDLDVERAGAILESVQAGDLELVTHRGRTPVGAGGRSSGQELLAPENADASVIKTVRERIRNDRVILLCTHCEDWKVKTVVKRVPDQPECPECGSTRIASLNPWADEVVQAVRAQEKDDDQRTMTERAFRSASLVQSHGKQAVIAMAARGVGPHNAARIINKLRENEDDFYRDILTKEREYARTQAFWD; translated from the coding sequence ATGACAGAGGGTGACGTCGCGGCCTTTACGCACCTCGGCGCGACGGTTCGCGGGGCGCTCTCCGAACGCGGCTTTTCGCGGCCGACGGCACCGCAGCGACTGGCGATTCCGCCGCTGTCGGCCGGGGAGAACACGCTCGTGATCGCGCCCACCGGGAGCGGCAAGACCGAGACGGCGATGTTACCCGTTTTCGATCACCTGATCGACGACGACGGCCCGCCGGCGGGGTTCGGCGCGCTCTACGTCACCCCGCTGCGGGCGCTCAACCGCGACATGCGCGATCGCCTCGAGTGGTGGGGCGACTACCTCGATCTCACGGTCGACGTCCGCCACGGCGACACGACTCGGTATCAGCGCGGGAAACAGGCCGAGAATCCGCCGGACGTCCTGATCACGACGCCCGAGACGCTGCAGGCGATGCTCACCGGCGACCGGCTTCGGGAGGCGCTCGCGGACGTCTCGCACGTGGTAGTCGACGAAGTCCACGAACTCGCGGCGTCGAAACGAGGCGCGCAGTTGGCGATCGGCCTCGAGCGACTCCGCGATCTGTCCGGGCCGTTTCAGCGGGTCGGGCTCTCGGCGACCGTCGGCGACCCGTCGGAAGTCGGGCGGTTCCTCACGGGCGGACGCCCCTGCGAGATCCGCGAAATCGACGTGGGAAGCAACGTCGACGTGACGGTCCGCGAGCCCGAGGTCACCGACGCGGACGAGCGCCTGGCCGGCGAACTCATGACCGAACCCGACACGGCCAGCCACGTGCGGTTGATCCGGGATCTGGTCGACGACCACGAGTCGACGCTGATTTTCGTCAACACCCGTCAGACCGCCGAGGCGCTGGGATCGCGATTCACGGAACTCGACGCGCCGATCGGCGTCCATCACGGGTCGCTCTCGAAGGAGGCCCGGATCGACGTCGAGGATCGGTTCAAAGACGGCGAGCTGGACGGGCTGCTGTGTACGTCGTCTATGGAGCTCGGAATAGACGTCGGACAGGTCGATCACGTGGTCCAGTACAAGAGTCCCCGCCAGGTCACGCGGCTCCTCCAGCGGATCGGTCGCGCGGGCCACCGCCAGGACGAGGTCTCGAGCGGGACGATCGTGACGACGCGCCCCGACGACACGTTCGAGGCGCTGGCGATCGCCCGCCGCGCCCGCGACGGCGAGGTCGAACCGGCGGCCATTCACGAGGGGAGCCTGGACGTGGTCGCGAACCAGCTGCCGGCCATCGTTCAGAGCCGCGGTGACACGCCCGTCGACGACGCTATCGAAACCGTCACGCGTGCGTACCCGTTCCGAAACGTTCCCGCGGCGACCGTCCGCGAGATACTCTCGGAACTCCACCGGAACCGGGTCGTCTGGTTCGACGAGGGGGAAGACCGCGTCGAAACCACGGGCGGCACCTGGCAGTACGTCTACGCGAACCTCTCGATGATCCCCGACGAGGAGACGTACGAGGTCCACGACATCGCCTCGGGGAGTCAGATCGGAACGCTCGACGAACGGTTCGTCGTCAACTTCGCCCAGCCCGGTGAGGTGTTCATCCAGCGCGGCGAAATGTGGCGGATCGCCGAGATCGACGACGACGAGGGCCGGGTCAAAGTCAGCCCGATCGAGGACCCCGCCGGCGAGGTCCCCTCCTGGATCGGCCAGGAGATACCCGTCCCCGCCGCAGTCGCGGGCGAAGTCGGCGACATACGGGCCGTCGCGGAACCGCAGCTCACCGCCGGCGCCGACGCCGCCGTGGTCGGTCGCGACCTCACACGCCGGTACCCGGCCGACGAGCACACGCTCACGGAAGCGTGTACCCAACTCGAACGGCAGGTCGACGCCGACGCGCCGATGCCGACGGCCGATCGGCTCGTCGTAGAGCGCCAGGGCCGAACGATCGTCTTGAACGCCCCGTTCGGTCACACGGCCAACGAGACGCTCGGTCGAATCCTCTCTGCGCTACTGGGTCAGCGAGCCGGTTCCTCGGTCGGCCTCGAGACCGATCCCTATCGGATCGAACTCGAGGTTCCGAACTCGATCGCGACCAGCGACGTGATCGAGGTCGTCGAGGAGACCGATCCCGACCACGTCGAGGCGATCGTCGAACTCGGACTCAAGCGCTCGGACGCACTCGCCTTCCGACTCGCGCAGGTGTCTGCGAAATTCGGCGCGCTCAAGCGCTGGCAGGGGCAGGGATCGGGCCGCATCTCGAACGACCGATTGCTGTCGGCGCTCGAGGAAACTCCCATGTACGAGGAGGCGATCCGTGAGGTGTTCCACGAGGATTTAGACGTCGAGCGCGCCGGCGCGATCCTCGAATCGGTACAGGCTGGCGATCTGGAACTCGTCACGCACCGCGGTCGCACGCCGGTCGGCGCCGGTGGTCGCTCGTCGGGCCAGGAGTTGCTCGCACCGGAGAACGCCGACGCGAGCGTCATCAAGACGGTCCGGGAGCGAATTCGGAACGATCGCGTCATCCTGCTCTGTACGCACTGCGAGGACTGGAAGGTGAAGACGGTGGTCAAGCGGGTTCCCGATCAGCCGGAGTGTCCGGAGTGTGGGTCGACCCGCATCGCATCGCTGAACCCGTGGGCCGACGAGGTCGTACAGGCGGTCCGCGCACAGGAGAAAGACGACGACCAACGGACGATGACCGAACGCGCGTTTCGCAGCGCGAGCCTCGTCCAGAGCCACGGCAAGCAGGCCGTGATCGCGATGGCGGCCCGCGGCGTCGGGCCACACAACGCCGCGCGGATCATCAACAAACTTCGGGAGAACGAAGACGACTTTTACCGGGATATTCTCACGAAAGAACGCGAGTACGCCCGGACTCAGGCGTTCTGGGACTGA
- a CDS encoding ABC transporter ATP-binding protein — protein MFDHSVSDSRSSVGDDGDGDRESTPAVRLDGISHQYGSTSGRFRSTTERTVTALRDVSFEVPMGTIVGLEGPSGSGKSTILHVVSGLLVPTAGSVELRGTDLAALSDAQRTRLRRQHIGIVFQRFHLLPSLSARANVALPLVQTGVPRSDRRARATELLEAVGLADRVTHLPGELSGGERQRVAIARALAADPDVIVADEPTGELDTATGADVLELLTDIGRERAVLVASHDESTLSVADRVVTLCDGQVVDDDR, from the coding sequence ATGTTTGACCACTCAGTTAGCGATTCGCGTTCCTCGGTGGGGGACGACGGCGACGGTGATCGCGAATCGACGCCGGCCGTTCGGCTCGACGGAATCAGCCACCAGTACGGGTCGACTAGTGGCCGATTTCGATCGACCACCGAGCGGACGGTGACAGCGCTTCGCGACGTCTCTTTCGAGGTGCCGATGGGAACGATCGTCGGGCTCGAGGGGCCGAGCGGGAGCGGTAAGTCGACTATACTGCACGTGGTTTCGGGGTTGCTGGTCCCGACGGCCGGCAGCGTCGAATTGCGCGGTACCGACCTCGCTGCGCTGTCAGACGCACAGCGAACGCGGCTCCGTCGACAGCACATCGGGATCGTCTTTCAGCGGTTCCATCTGTTGCCGTCGCTGTCCGCGCGAGCGAACGTCGCGTTGCCACTCGTTCAGACGGGCGTTCCGCGATCCGACCGGCGCGCCCGTGCGACGGAACTGCTCGAGGCGGTCGGTCTCGCCGACCGCGTCACTCACCTCCCGGGGGAACTCAGCGGTGGGGAGCGCCAGCGGGTCGCGATCGCGCGGGCCCTGGCGGCCGATCCGGACGTGATCGTCGCGGACGAACCCACGGGGGAACTCGATACGGCAACGGGTGCGGACGTCCTCGAGTTGTTGACCGACATCGGGCGCGAACGGGCGGTTTTGGTCGCATCACACGACGAATCCACACTGTCCGTTGCCGACCGGGTCGTCACGCTGTGCGACGGACAGGTGGTCGACGATGACCGGTGA